The nucleotide window tttcatttcattcagCTGCAATATCTTGTGTGAATATAAATAGAGTTTTCTattttattcaatttttttttttaagatgataaaaaaaaattaacaatatCACAACGTCATACTCACCGTAACTTCTATATtctatttttttgcttttttcttaACAGTAAGTCATCCGACgcctagcatttttttttttcttttcaatgtgATTATTTATGCATGTGGAAGTTTTAGCACATTTTACCTAACCATACTATCgggcaaaagaaaacaatttaGCATACTCTAAAATGAGAATATTGCTAATTCTCAAACTTAAGAAaatgattatatatatgatGATTATATATATGGACAATACAGTAAATTCAAATGTGAGTATTAAAGCTTTCACACGTTACACGAAACTCTCAGTTTGGGGGGTCATACTGATTTTAGTGAAAGGAGAATTGAAGCCATCAACTTCAGCCATAaatgcaataaaaaaaaagctCTGGAAATTTAATGCACAAAACCTTGTGGCTAAAGCATTCAGCATCTTTCAGTTTTTCATGGAAAAGCATGGAATTTTCTGGCATTGCAATTAATTATCTATCCCAACCCAACCCGGCACTCCCCTTTCAATTCGTTATAAAAACTCACAAGCCAATTAAAGATAATAAATTCCATTCTGAAACTCTTTGGATTGGCATTAAAACAACTATTTCCGATCCAATCTTTCCTTAATATATCCAGCAAGTGTCTTGTCCTTGACTCCTTGTTGTCCTACGAGGCATGTTGATGCGTTACTACAAGTGAGTAGCCAATGCATAGACGTATATTTGCACCAACAAAAATGGACGATTGAATAGTATtaagtttatttttttattattaagtaaaaaattatttataaatatcaACAGCTAAAATCTGATGAATGATTTGAATCTGTTGGTTCACTTGCCCCGCCGGTAAATAGAAGAATTTTCCTTACTACAAAATAATCTAACTTTCACAAATTGTCATTTGATCTCATTCGACTGCTCAGTGAAGTACTAGTAGAATGTGTATCAGGCAAGATTGGTCCTGAGGGGTTCCAACTAAGGCAGCCGTCTGAGGTTACTGACTTTTAACGGGCCTCGAAAGAATCGATTTGATTATGTAAGGCCACATTTTGATTCTTCGCCTCAGACCTATAAAATCTCAAAGCCTGCCTTGATATTAGGCCACTTTTGTATACAAGAAAAGGCACTCTTAGTAAAAACAAAAGTAATTCTGGTATGTTTTTGAGTCAATCACATCGTTTCCTTAACACGGCTGGCCTACGTACTAAAAACTATTTCACTCTTTAGTCTTTAAGTGACAATTCAAGAAAAGTAAATGATACCTGGTTACCTCACCACATAAGACCATATATACCTAATTTCCCTCGAGTCCCAATTCCATCCAAATTTATTTACCAACTTCACAAAAGTAAGAAGAAACTTCACacaaaaagtaaaagtaaaaaaaaaaaagtgacaaaAAGCAAAACCGGGTCTGACTGAAGAGGCGGGAGCTCCCAAACTTTAAAATGTTGTTTGTTGTTGGCCCCAAGAAAATTAGCAAAAGTTTGTAATTTGACCAATCTCCAACCAGATCAAGGGCAATTCGGTAAATCAATTGCGAGGGGAGGTCATTTGACCTTTTCGGGGGCACGATTATGTTTCGGACGGAAAACCCAAGTGGTTGGAATCATGGCAGCTTGGTCACGCCTTTGCGTTACTTGTAGTTGGGAGATTATGATGTAGTACAGAAAGGTACACATGCACATGAGACGACAATGCATCATGAACTTCTAGTAGAAATAACCACCACCATTGATTGCATGGACCAATTTTTGTAGCATGGGTGACTTATGAGCCTTGACTTTATGAGTTAACAAGTTTAGTTACTATCATTCACAACCATCATTTAACTACTTGCAAGGTTAAAATAGATAAATGTCAATGTCATGAGGTTGTTTACTTACCGGGAACTTGCAAAGTTGAAATAGATAAATGTCAATGTCGAGGAGTTGGTCACTAACAGGAAACGGGAGTGGGATACAGGAGAATTACTCTCATTAACTTCAATTCTTAATTATATGATTTACTAATCTAAAAGAGAATGATAATTACATGCGGCACACATTAAAATCAGGAATGACTATTTCACAGTCATTTCTTGAAAGGGAGTAGGTAATGAAAAATGATTCCACCCTGAACCAATTTTTCATGCCATAAACaccctgatatatatatatatatatatatatatatatatatatatatatatatataaatggctAGTGCGTCTGCCCTCAAGTTTTGATTAATGAAGCTACAGAATACAAGGAGGGAGGATATAGAGCCTGACCCCAGAGTACAATAAGTATCGAGAGAGCGTCATGAAAACAATTATTTGCTTAGAAAACAATtatttgcttatttattttaataaCCCAAAAGCACACTTATTTGCTTAGAAAACAATATTTTCTACTAAAATACACCACCATATGTTTCAATAACTCAAAATACTCGATCATGGATTtctgttttaattttaaatgtTAGTATTCTTGTTCCTTTCAATTCCTTCTCAACCTCATTTAAGTTGAGTAAACGCACTCTTAGAATCTAGAAATTCAATCACACGCTATAAGAATTCATCAGATTTgcattcaattaaatttgaagaaaaagataggggaaaatcaaggggagattCATTGGAGTAAGCTAATTCGGCTTGGCATCTCCATGCATGTCAcacatttttgtttttcaatgttACTTGATTCTAAACTTAGCTAACTCAATCGCTTCTGACTTTCAAGGAAGAAGAAATGCTAGCAACATTTTTAACCAactctttgtattttatttcTCATTCCACATTGTGTTTCATGGAGGACACTGCGCAATCTCTAATTCACAATTTGAAAATTagctatgcaaaaaaaaaaaaaaaaaaatcaacgacATTAAGAACGTACCTTCTCATCGTTTAATTGTTATCAAATAAATAAGTGATTCTTCATTAGAATTTAAATGTCAATAAAAAAAACGCTTACTTATTTGACAATAATTAGATGATAGAACAATTTTCAATCATTTAAAGAGTACTTTGAGGAAGGGAAGTCGTTTTAATgaagactttctaatcaacggtcTGGGAGACCTATTTTTCAATTACATTACGGTAAATCAactgttagatgtttatgtctgcatgagtagatcacttctaaaaattttatttcaaattacTAATCGTTAAAATatcgaactagatcaaatcaatcgatgaaccaaatctgtcaaacatgaactaTTCATattcataactgataaatcacgattatgaatgtcttaacgattttcaatttggttgaaaaattgtaTAAATGGTCTACACATGAATATATAAACATTTAACAGTTGATTTGCATAAAtacgatcgaaaagtgagtttcacaaaaaaaaaattcaactagtcctcattttagtggtcctcattagaagcTCTTCTTTGAGAAATGATCGATTTTACTTGTTAGACTTATACaatgtaaaataaaaatgagTAAGAGAAAAACTTGACTGAATAAGTTATTAAAGGAAGAAAATAACAGTAATGGATTTTTTTGCAAAGGACCGCTTCCAGATTGAAGTAAAAAAAACCCTAAGGCGCACGCTGTCGCTTTCTAAAACCCTAAGGCATTCTGCTACAATTTCGACCTCGTCCGATCATATCAGCCATTGACGATGTCACCGCCAGCTTTGCTGCGTCTCTAGCCATTGCCGGCAGTGACGtggttgtcacgcccctgattttacacacatgaaaatcgatatatataaccccataattatatatgcgtgaacgtccagtcatcaatacaaaatacctggaatctttttccctttaacttacacagatattgatgcacTGAACCcttaaagttaatatacactcgctccatagagttatatattacacaagcttacgaattaaattgtcaacaacaagataaaacgtaaatgtagctcagagtaactatacaacggaagtccttatcaacggtaaagtcacaaagatggcttcctaccgtaaagccgcAAAAGtgtcacctcagcttcagccacgatttccctgacctgcaggattaacccctacaccattccattgaatagtgcaccgggtttccacacaacaaaacccggtaagcttatgaagctcgtatgagtaactcaaaaccaattacacaaatttcacaaaagcctcctgctcataacctcaatcctagcatccaattacacaaatttaggtcaaacaagacttcttcaagcaatgtttgacgccatcctaacgcactacggcgaatttcataatcacactcatttcccattttcccccctaggagcttttgtcatcaacatgacatcaaaggtgaaaatcaaagagtcacattcctatcctcaacacagagtacaattcgtcaccactatgctcttaagataaatcaaaccatcaatcaatacaatcaagaagaagcaaggcaatcacatatcaaaacaagccaaacaaatcatagtaacccctgcatataatttagttcaggaggtcacattaagtcaagcaattcaaatcgtAGTAATcctacactctgacgtctgtaggtaaccccaactatcacagcagtcctcttgatctttgttaacttaataacaactcagctccgctaccgagcaatcatcacactgatcatcacctagatttcaaggatcatcacatagattcacgcagatctcgccaatcatcacacagatagcgatcatcacatagatttcactggtcatcacatagatagcgatcatcacatagatttcgctggtcatcacatagatagcgatcatcacatagattcatcacgaacccactaatacatgaatacatatgtatatatatacatcccataatatatatatacacacacataatcatccactcagaatGCCACAATagcaactatagtcgtagttaacctaataactccaagacaatagggtagtcatgctcataacaaatatcgaccatattcataacaaatattgatcctgctcataacaaatattatcctgctcataacaaatatcgatcatactcataacaatatcaatcctactcatagcacatatcgatcatactcataacaaatatcgatcctgctcataacacatatcgatcatactcataacaatatcaatcctgctcataacacatatcgatcatactcataacaaatattgatcctgctcataacacatatcgatcatactcaacAAACGATAACGGAAATTCGTTcactaatgaaccttgtgagattactcaccttgaatctcccgctgcgtcttcaatacagaacaaggcagccaatccacaaaatagccgtccgaggagtactacgtcacgtacctaaggaattacagctctcattcagtcaacgaatcacaagggataacgttcgaaaccctaaatcgaactaaaattcccaaggtgacgccaaatgaggcgaaaccacatccgagacctcccaaagtccccggaatacgtccacgatcgatgtgaccaaaccacaagtcgatcggaccctcaaatcctcaaggatcgaataaatcgatcggtatgaaactgcaaaaatcataacaattccatacgaactccaaaatttacatattatatatcgaaacgcttgtatcaacgagtagaacatatataataccaaaaacagttccttaagtggccggaacaccgccggaacgccaccacagacggtggtgcaccgccgccggccaaaaactcattatttcacaaaactcccaacatcaaagttcttcatctaagcatgcttgtgaactttcataactggatcgaagtcagaaaacaagcctaagggatcgaaaactacctcacaagccttGAACAgtgatcccaactgagttgatcgaagtttcacgtgaatcgatccaaaaaACCACCagggatcgatcggcgaggctgctctgagctcaaccaagaaaactcgaagccttgccgacgtcggaataaGGATTTCCGGCCTGGTCCGATTTCTTCAATCTGtgccgccttctaccgccgctaccaccgagaatcggcactagaggacaccacagggaggagcgcacggaggagTCGAGCAGATCTGGAAAGTCTCGtcaccggagatggccggagctcgccggaaaaacAGGGTCGGatcaccgggttcgggtcgggtcgagcgcgggtgatgagagagaacggaggattctggtttccggaaaaggaaaatgcaaaaatggaaatagtaagtttccgaaaatggaaactcctatttaaagaactttcccaaaacttcaaactctcataactttctcatacgaactccaattcccgcgttccacatgtccacgaactcgtatcgacgcgctctacaactttcgtgaaggaagttttcggagaatcccaacgaataaaaagtcaacctttggcaacccccctaaaaccatattcttcaattaattattcgcccgaaacacttccgctccatccacgagtcacgaaaccgtccaatagttataaaattaatttcggaaaatcctcggaaaataattacgaatttccaggGCATCACAGTGGTAGACCTTTCTCACATAACAGGAGCCGGGGTGAGGAAAGGATCCCAAGCATATCTGTTAGTGCGATCCCTAACGGAAAAACCATTCGGTGGTGCCGACCTACAGAGATATTTCCGACGCGTCTAGGTGTTGGAGAAAGGTTTCAAGATTCAGGACAGACCTCAGAATCTTTTTGTGATCTCCTTCGATCTCAGAAAGGATAAGAACAAGGTGCTCAAGGGTGAACCATGGTACTTCAACAAAGCACTGGTGATCTTGCAGGGTTATGATGGATTGTCATCGATCCAGGTCGTTAAGATGGAAACCCTATTCTTCTGGGTGAAGATCATGAACATTCCACTGACTTTGGAGGTGAAGGAAATGATTATCAATGTGGCCTCCCTTACGGGTCACTTTCTGGAACTAGATCAGAAACTGTTTGACACTTCTGCCAAAATTCAAGTGCAGGTCGCCCATGAGATCACAAAACCATTCATTCTCAAGAAGACCCTCAAGTTGGCACCCGGTGTGGTTGAAGAAATAGTCTTCTTTTTTGAAAACCTAATTGGAAGATGTCGCAAATGCAATCTGATCTTCCATGCAAATGGGAGTTGCTTGGTCGCTACTCCACCAAAAACTGATCCCTCCACTGCTGCTGCTCCACGCTTAGATCTAGTGAGCCCTTTTATTGGCTTCAAGGAGCCTTTTTTTACTCATGGAATGTTTAAGTTTCAGGGATCCCAACTGCATATTCCTCCGGTTGCCAGAAACCTATTTAGTAACATGGACACCCCTAGAGGTCGTCGGCCTCTTGTCATCAAGCATGCACAACTGAGGCAGAGTATGACACAAGAGGACAAGGATGCGAATCAGATATTGGCAATGGTACCAGGGGACAGTGAGCCTACTGTGAAGAGGAGCAGACCTGCCTCCCCATTCACATCTCTAAAAAAGCTAAAGTTCGTCTTTGAGGAGCTACAAAGCAATAGAGAACGGGAGGCAGCAACCAAGAAAATCAAGGTACCTAAGTTTTCTTCCAAGATTATGGCCAAATCTCTAGGACTCATTGAAACTCGGGGAGGCATGCTGGTTCCAAAAGAGGTGATGACGCCTATTGCAACAATATCAAGTGAAGCAGCCAAGATGGAGAACAGTAGtcacaagaagaaaaggggTCGACCTCTTggctcaaaaaacaaaaaaccatctAATAAAAAGGACCCTGCTCAGGAAGTATTGAGTCTCTTGTACTCGAAGAAATCTCCTAGCCCGAGTagtaagggcaaggagaaagtTTAGTTTTGTTATGAGCTATGCCTATTACTATGTCCTAGTTTTATCGTAGTTAATAGGCTTGCTTTAATAAGTGAGCACCGGATGTCTAATGAATGGTCTAGCACTATGTACCATATGTTATCTCCACAACCTTTTGCCTATCTATGAATGATCGCGGAggggtatgtaatggtcattcttgCTTGAATTTTGAGTAATGCAATCATTGATGGAttatattgattaaaaaaaaaaaaaaaaacagtaatgGATTTTTTTTCAGTCATCaaattactatatatatataaataaaaaaactattgCAAATTGTTGCATGCAAGTGTTACAATCGATCGGATGGTCCACATTGGTTGACAATTATATGGGCAGCAGTAGTATCTTAACCTTTAGTTAACCAAACCATAATGACTCCCCGTCCTTGAGATTAACCACTTTCCTCTATTTAGCTTTAATTTATAATCACTTTTTCCGATTTGTTAATTCGTTGCGTTGATGAGTGAGGTAATTGATAGGCTGAGGTCCACATGCAACACCATCAAGTTCATACCTTGATATACAAGcaaaccagagagagagagagagagagagagagagagagagatgagatttCTGGGTGTTTCACAGTTGGGTTATATAAATTTACTTATTGGCATCTTTTACATAATgaaaaagggaaagagagaTTTCGCAGGACAAAGTTTGCTACCAAAATAATCTGGCGGGTCTAGACAAACAAATAAGTAAGTGGGTTGGCTTTTTTGCGCTTTTGTTTCACCTTTGCCCAAAGTGAGTGAGTTGCAGCTAGGACTTGACCAACCCCTTAATTCGTGCTCTGTTGGAAATATTGGAATATGTTCTTTAATCAATGGAGCCGCCGAGTATTTCGGCCATTAACCTTTGTGTAataagcatttttttttccccagtGTTACATTCTTTATTTGGCAATGTTGGTGGGTTTATTACTAGAATAGAGCTCAGTTAGGGTTTCGAGCAAAAGAATAGAGGCGGAGCATCAAGGCCTACGTTAGAGATTTTCTTTGAAGCGGTACCTAGCCTTCAAACATGGTAGTGTTCGTTCTGGTAAATTCGCATTCGCGAGGGTAGCGTCATTggtggtgttgtgttgagttGTTCGCAGTTGTGGCTTTAGGCCAAAGACAGTACGTTGTCCTGTGGGAGGAATATTGATTCTACGACATTCTCAAGCGTTGCACAAAGCGGCCTCTATGATAGGTCTAGCGGTCTTCTTCACGTGTCGTGCATGTGTGGTGGTTTTGGCCAATCTCGGTTGTAACATATGCGTATCACAGTGCTACGGCTATGCTTGGCCTGGATCTTCGGTCGGATTTTGGTAATGAATAAGAATTTCTACACATTTACGTACATAAAACGTCAAATATCCTTTTGTTCTTGACCCCCTGAACTATACTAATTGGTTATTTGGGGTCATTAGGTCACATGGGATGTTAGTTGATGGTTTGCCCCATTGAAACCACAAAAAGGTCAAAATTAAGGAAAATGAAGCTAATTTCATCATCCATCAAGAATGGCATGTTGGTGGATTAGGCATATATTTCAATGTAGGGTGGCTAACTTCATAGACAAGGATGGGGATGATATGGAAATCACCTAACATTTAATACCTGAACATGCTGCATGCTTTTGCTTCGGATTTGTAAGTGATTGTAATTTGTACCAAACCATTGATTTCAACATCTACATAATCTAAATGGCAATCCAAATGggttcttctagtttttcttcttcttcttcctccctatTTCCCTACCCATGAATGATGGAGTTTCAAGTGTGAAATGAGGTATTGAAAAAAGCTTATCTTAAGTTCGTTGAACTAACAATTAAATTCTTGTGTGAACTGCCTAATGTGGTCGATCGGAATGGACATATGCCAACTCAATACATATATATCACTCAAAtacattatcaatatatatGCCCTTTAACGGATAATTCTgagtttttttcttctccttttcatTGAAAAAGAAAGTACATTAAGGAGAAAATTCTTCAGGGTCTTATACATACATTAAAGcgtcaaaaacaaacaaaggaaCTACAATAGGAGGATAGTTTTTAAATGAGATAAAGTTTTACGAATACAATTGTTCTAAATTTGCAAAAAAATGGGCAGCCATATTCGCTTTGCGAAATTCTTGATAAAATTGATGTCTTGAAAGCTAAAATGACTCAAAGATGTTAAATTAGTAAGGTAATTAAGATATCTTGAACAAGAGTTGAATTCTCCAATGCATTTTAAAATGAGGATGAGCAGAAGAGTCACTACTAGCATTTTAAGGTAAGATATCTTGAACGAGAGTTAAAATTCTCTGAAGTCCCCTTTAACTTGAAACTACTGCAAATTGAGTCTTTTAGCCCATACCAAACCGAAATTTCCGAGTTAAATTCTTTACTTGGCTCATTAATATGATCCTCAAGTTTGATTGCATGGTGAGCCACCATGGTTCTCTTTAATTTTGATTGAGGATAGTATTTAGTTTTGTCTTCGAGTTATGGAAATATGATACTCTTTTCTCCTTTAACTTAGAGTTTACCGATTGgaaattttaattattatagaaagaaaagagggcGGTAATCCTCTCTACCTACACAAAGACTATATTATCCAGCTAGTTATTAAAATCACTAAATTTCAAGAACACGTTGAAACCTTGTTAGGATAAAACTAAGCATCAATCATATATTGGAGATCAATCACTCTTGATCAAAATAATTCAGATAAATCCTTCAAGTGA belongs to Rosa chinensis cultivar Old Blush chromosome 4, RchiOBHm-V2, whole genome shotgun sequence and includes:
- the LOC112198832 gene encoding uncharacterized protein LOC112198832 yields the protein METLFFWVKIMNIPLTLEVKEMIINVASLTGHFLELDQKLFDTSAKIQVQVAHEITKPFILKKTLKLAPGVVEEIVFFFENLIGRCRKCNLIFHANGSCLVATPPKTDPSTAAAPRLDLVSPFIGFKEPFFTHGMFKFQGSQLHIPPVARNLFSNMDTPRGRRPLVIKHAQLRQSMTQEDKDANQILAMVPGDSEPTVKRSRPASPFTSLKKLKFVFEELQSNREREAATKKIKVPKFSSKIMAKSLGLIETRGGMLVPKEVMTPIATISSEAAKMENSSHKKKRGRPLGSKNKKPSNKKDPAQEVLSLLYSKKSPSPSSKGKEKV